The Tenebrio molitor chromosome 3, icTenMoli1.1, whole genome shotgun sequence genome contains a region encoding:
- the LOC138126489 gene encoding probable serine/threonine-protein kinase DDB_G0282963: MPRESSKCREWEKERRNRLNEAFTTLCKLLPCYDPSINTSKIDILRNAATYIEELQTKIKSLMSENNDDSAQKVKREEFRKLQERIKRLLSKNEQLSSLLRDAKITIPPGCAIVRKFKNPLYWSNRILPEQAKILQKRELEKENNASVKKLPVRKFTNKNKNKVGGQNSTPKHRKAILNRSDSKKLRPGKKKKSKALSPSKCVIVLSQPSMTQPCYVITNAPSNNILGATSTVITNSGLITNPLVSSKATKTVSSIPPLGPGTLILANGTIMPVLPQQTVLPLAPQIITRPPIILLPRNPASVTMSTAGTQSGKITTSSVKTLARIKPKYCLTKTTQVNKVPIPALTSRYSNADVVLNKTESKPVKTKPAEKKNAAKETETKSDGPEMGEKRKSPDGESEVAEAKKVRVEEEKNEKEVEKAVEVVPQKLAREENKEEKKSKGPEEKVGENPKTSEAETKKPEETLDLNINHSELSNDIFASLQVPAGCQNPESTSPTAAFLLAFPLVSSLTGVKVTEVTEEDNTDSQRGTPTLLQIGTMDSTKPTQSESLTPSLLNLDNLSFFSSKDISGFYNSFDGNIAATTASSTVSTTTKTDTKQESSAALQQKKVDYQQRQQDKNELVPCFENRNPVQNFGSTNSTNSVRQQISYQAKPSVGKNLESKQQTACANYTPQKGFCNSFEPSKGSTTCSYPNPIKSYPDPLYTNSNTYTYSNSTDNNFNQNYYKEIPKTDNRSYYSLNYENYTDYRKNDSNTYFPTTNYYSNAHYSKDKFNSSSNSTKNKNLTQSRPPINWMTTPDNRLQTPADYALPQFTTKESEFGHNAIYPTNTFTNSQTTYFNTNPVYPSNNEVGGHHQDTRKGLDLPLVPPVNTYQRNEVEENQFSWSPTKIPQFLDPPHSFVSSTLPTLVGDLALGNPLTFADQKTDKCQKKDNSRRLKNYEGNQGNFLSVSQLVDHNKEIVPARTATRRNSGNRSSAKKVPQKSGQRKENKEVVYPSKVESSGAAKGSQMKQLGYSSSSEIFCESAPKNRNVAKNSYSAEALIGHQMQSDVNQKNRQQNYSGGNKPMSVSSFLHDNIIPYFPTVDLQQDNNYIQQNQNYQSAPPFGHNFPNTFQNNTYTANTFIPTTAITSSYNFMHEVAPPSHDYTDNLNLFPQVNKDKNCNKNQNRNAREQQCSVTPKKSKRKHSNETNLPGFVDFPFLSMPGSINSPILPDDFHTHTGFLQPPTPQLYPCKNPFTKSNDLATGSLLPLPPVPVSRSNIQHPEISPSINSAGTSLTNFNLCTIFPEMNNKSVLPDPYTEPRAKEHSRSYSSTVQVSFNDKPTFSFSYINCTTSQSYNNQ; the protein is encoded by the exons atgcCAAGAGAGTCAAG TAAATGCCGTGAATGGGAGAAAGAACGCAGAAATCGCTTAAATGAGGCCTTCACAACGTTATGTAAGTTATTGCCGTGTTACGACCCTTCAATTAACACCAGTAAAATCGATATCTTACGAAATGCCGCGACTTACATCGAGGAGCTCCAGACAAAGATTAAGAGTCTGATGTCGGAAAATAATGACGACTCCGCTCAAAAAGTTAAAA GGGAGGAATTTAGAAAACTTCAGGAACGTATTAAAAGACTTCTCAGTAAAAATGAGCAGTTGTCCAGTTTGTTACGCGATGCCAAAATTACAATTCCGCCAGGATGTGCCattgttagaaaatttaagaatccTTTATACTGGTCCAACAGGATTTTGCCAGAACAGgcgaaaattttgcaaaaaagggAATTGGAAA AGGAAAATAACGCGTctgtaaaaaaattgccggttcgtaaatttacaaataaaaataaaaataaagtaggcGGTCAAAATAGTACTCCTAAAcatagaaaagcaattttgaaTCGATCTGATTCCAAAAAACTTCGACcaggaaagaagaaaaaatctaAAGCCTTGTCTCCATCAAAATGCGTGATAGTGCTTTCGCAACCCAGCATGACGCAGCCCTGTTACGTCATAACAAACGCCCCGTCAAACAATATTCTTGGCGCCACTTCCACAG TCATTACAAACTCAGGTTTGATTACTAATCCGCTGGTGTCATCAAAAGCGACGAAAACTGTTTCTTCCATTCCTCCTTTAGGTCCCGGTACTTTAATCCTTGCCAACGGTACTATCATGCCGGTCCTGCCTCAACAAACCGTCCTTCCTCTCGCTCCTCAAATCATCACCAGACCCCCAATCATATTGTTGCCAAGAAATCCAGCGAGCGTAACGATGAGTACCGCCGGTACCCAGTCGGGTAAAATTACGACCAGCAGTGTCAAGACTTTGGCTCGAATTAAACCAAAGTACTGCCTTACTAAAACTACTCAAGTGAATAAAGTACCGATCCCAGCTCTCACGTCTCGGTACTCCAATGCTGACGTAGTACTGAACAAAACTGAGTCCAAACCCGTCAAGACCAAACCGGCGGAAAAGAAAAACGCAGCGAAAGAAACCGAGACAAAGAGCGACGGGCCGGAAATGGGTGAGAAGAGGAAGTCGCCGGATGGTGAGAGTGAGGTGGCTGAAGCGAAAAAAGTGAGGGTTGAAGAGGAGAAAAACGAGAAGGAGGTGGAGAAGGCGGTGGAAGTAGTACCGCAGAAACTCGCCCGAGAAGAGaataaagaagaaaagaaaagtaAGGGACCGGAAGAGAAAGTAGGGGAGAATCCTAAAACTAGCGAAGCGGAGACGAAGAAACCCGAAGAAACGCTCGACCTGAATATAAATCATTCCGAACTGTCGAATGACATCTTTGCGTCGCTGCAAGTACCGGCTGGCTGTCAAAATCCCGAATCTACGTCACCGACTGCAGCGTTTCTGCTCGCTTTCCCTCTGGTGTCGTCGTTGACAGGCGTCAAGGTGACCGAAGTGACCGAAGAAGACAACACTGACAGCCAAAGAGGGACGCCGACTCTCTTACAGATCGGTACCATGGACAGTACCAAGCCCACACAGTCGGAAAGTCTAACTCCCAGCCTTCTCAACTTGGACAATTTGTCGTTTTTCTCGTCGAAAGATATCAGCGGATTTTACAACTCGTTCGATGGAAACATCGCCGCGACAACAGCGTCGAGCACTGTCAGTACCACCACCAAAACTGACACCAAACAAGAGAGCAGCGCCGCCTTGCAACAGAAAAAAGTCGATTATCAGCAGCGACAACAGGACAAAAACGAGTTGGTGCCGTGTTTCGAGAACCGCAATCCAGTACAGAACTTCGGTAGTACCAACAGTACGAATTCGGTGCGTCAGCAGATCAGCTACCAAGCGAAGCCGAGCGTcggaaaaaatctggaaagCAAGCAGCAGACGGCGTGCGCGAATTATACTCCACAGAAAGGGTTTTGTAACAGTTTTGAACCTAGTAAAGGGAGTACCACTTGTTCCTACCCCAATCCCATCAAGAGCTATCCAGATCCTTTATATACGAACAGCAACACTTACACTTATAGCAATTCGACTGATAACAATTTCAACCAGAACTACTACAAGGAGATTCCAAAGACTGACAATAGGAGTTACTACTCCCTCAATTACGAGAATTACACGGATTACAGAAAAAATGACTCCAACACGTATTTCCCAACCACGAATTACTACTCCAATGCGCACTATTCTAAGGATAAATTCAACAGTAGCAGTAACAGTACGAAGAATAAGAATTTGACCCAGAGCAGACCTCCTATCAACTGGATGACAACTCCCGACAACAGATTGCAAACTCCCGCGGACTATGCGCTACCTCAGTTCACGACCAAAGAGAGCGAGTTCGGTCACAACGCCATCTACCCGACTAACACTTTCACCAACAGCCAGACCACCTATTTTAATACGAATCCGGTGTACCCCAGCAACAACGAAGTCGGGGGACACCACCAAGACACGCGCAAAGGTCTAGATCTACCGTTGGTACCACCGGTGAACACGTACCAGAGAAATGAAGTCGAGGAGAACCAGTTCTCCTGGTCGCCCACCAAAATACCCCAATTCCTGGACCCCCCTCACAGTTTCGTCTCGTCCACGCTCCCAACTCTAGTGGGGGACTTGGCTTTGGGCAATCCGCTTACGTTTGCGGACCAAAAAActgacaaatgtcaaaagaaaGACAACTCGAGACGCTTGAAGAACTACGAAGGTAACCAGGGGAACTTCCTTTCGGTGAGCCAGCTGGTGGATCACAACAAGGAAATAGTACCGGCGCGTACCGCAACCAGACGGAACAGCGGCAACAGGTCGTCGGCGAAGAAAGTACCGCAGAAGTCTGGTCAGAGGAAAGAGAACAAGGAGGTGGTGTATCCTTCGAAAGTGGAGTCCAGCGGTGCAGCGAAAGGCAGTCAGATGAAACAGTTGGGGTACTCGAGCAGCAGCGAGATATTTTGCGAGTCGGCACCGAAGAATCGGAACGTCGCTAAGAATAGTTATTCCGCGGAGGCTCTGATCGGGCATCAGATGCAAAGCGACGTCAACCAGAAGAACAGGCAGCAGAATTACAGCGGAGGGAACAAGCCCATGTCCGTTTCTTCGTTCTTGCACGACAACATAATTCCGTATTTCCCCACCGTCGACCTCCAACAAGACAACAACTACATCCAACAGAACCAGAACTACCAGAGTGCTCCACCTTTCGGTCACAATTTCCCCAACACCTTCCAGAACAACACCTACACGGCCAACACTTTCATCCCCACCACCGCCATAACGTCCAGTTACAATTTTATGCACGAGGTGGCGCCGCCGTCGCACGATTACACCGACAACTTGAACCTGTTCCCCCAAGTGAACAAGGATAAGAACTGTAATAAGAACCAAAACAGGAACGCGAGGGAGCAACAGTGTTCCGTCACTCCGAAGAAGTCGAAACGGAAACACTCGAACGAGACCAATTTGCCGGGTTTCGTCGATTTTCCGTTTCTGTCGATGCCGGGTTCGATAAATTCGCCGATTCTGCCCGACGATTTTCACACGCACACGGGCTTCCTGCAACCGCCCACACCGCAACTTTACCCCTGCAAAAACCCCTTCACCAAGTCGAACGATCTGGCGACGGGATCTTTGCTGCCGCTGCCTCCGGTTCCAGTGAGCAGGAGCAACATCCAACATCCAGAGATCTCGCCCTCCATCAACAGTGCAGGCACGTCCTTGACCAATTTCAACCTGTGCACGATTTTCCCCGAAATGAATAACAAG AGCGTCCTGCCAGATCCTTACACCGAGCCCAGGGCCAAGGAGCATTCGAGGAGTTACAGCTCTACAGTTCAA GTGTCCTTCAACGACAAGCCGACGTTTAGTTTCAGCTACATCAACTGTACCACGTCCCAGTCGTACAACAATcagtga